ACGCCGAACATTCATCTCCATTCCGGCCGGTCGCGGAATTCAACCGCCATTTCTTTCATGCCGTGCAGTTCGAAAACGATGATTTCGTTTTTCCCGGCGTGAAGCAGAGGCGCCGGCAAAAAGAAGGTCATTTGCGGCCCTATTTCCCAATAGCGGCCCAGATTAAAACCGTTGATAAAACATACCCCCTTTGTCCACCCCGGCAACGCCAGAAAAGTATCCGCCACTTTATCCACTTCAAAACATCCCCGGCAGAATATCGGCACTTTTAACTGAGCTACTTGCAAAAGTCTTCTTCTGCCATCTTCGGACCCACCCCCCGCTTCGCGTACCCCTCCCATGAGGGGAGCATAACATCTTGTCTTAGAACTCATTTCCGCCAGAGGCGGATCTGCCTTTGGCAGAAAGATCCCCTCCGCTGGAGGAGGGGTGGCCGACTTCTCCATCATAGCTCCTTGAGCGACGGAAGAAGGCCGGGGTGGGTTCCGGACCGACTTTTGCAACTGATTCAACTTAATGCCGCTTTCAAAAGGCAATGAAGAAATGTTGTTTAACGGCAAGCTGAAAATTTGCCAATGGCAGAGGAATTGCCGCTCCAATCTAATACCATCGGTAACGCCTTTATAATCGCGCAGATAAGGGCCATAATTAATCCGTCCCATGTTTTCAACCAACACATCCAGCCTGTGTTCTCCTTTTGAAAACCCGAGCATCACCTGATCCTGCGGCCCCCAGCGTTCAATCACGCCCTTGTATTCACCATCGACAAAAATCTGCGCGCGGTCATGAACCTCCTGCAGAACAAGCGGCATTGGCTCGCGCGGTCCGGTTACCGTTGTGCGATAAAGGATAAAGCCATAGTCCTGCCCGAGTTTTTCCATGGGCTCCGGCGTGACGCGTTGTTCGGGAGCGCCGAGATTTTCCAGCACATCAAACAACGGCGCAAACTCCGTCAACTCTACCTTCCCATAGGCAGCCTTCGGCAATGAAGGCGGCGGTTGCTCCTGCGGCAATGAAACATATTTGCCCATAACTTCACGAACCGCATAATATTTAGGGGTCGGATCGCCGGCTTCATCCAACAAACCATCATGGTCGTAGCTTGTGATATGCGGCTTATAGCGGCCGCCGTCATAATTGGCCCCATTCATAAATCCAAAATTGGTCCCGC
This DNA window, taken from Kiritimatiellia bacterium, encodes the following:
- a CDS encoding beta-galactosidase, whose product is MKTISKTFKGQAHSRLLSGAIHYFRVVPEYWEDRLQKLKYLGLNTVETYTAWNMHEPKPGKFVFKGGLDVEKFISLAGELELQVIVRPGPFICAEWEFGGLPAWLLADPGIQLRCVNPAYLAAIDRYFDELIPRLAKFQVIRDGPLIAVQVENEYGSYGSDAKYLRYLSDGMRARGLSVPFFTSDGATDWMLVGGTLPGVLKTVNFGNEDPIVPDAVSSLAKLREHQPDGPLMCAEFWNQNTVLHWGGHFKRRSPQEVAKLVDKVLSAGAALNQYMFHGGTNFGFMNGANYDGGRYKPHITSYDHDGLLDEAGDPTPKYYAVREVMGKYVSLPQEQPPPSLPKAAYGKVELTEFAPLFDVLENLGAPEQRVTPEPMEKLGQDYGFILYRTTVTGPREPMPLVLQEVHDRAQIFVDGEYKGVIERWGPQDQVMLGFSKGEHRLDVLVENMGRINYGPYLRDYKGVTDGIRLERQFLCHWQIFSLPLNNISSLPFESGIKLNQLQKSVRNPPRPSSVAQGAMMEKSATPPPAEGIFLPKADPPLAEMSSKTRCYAPLMGGVREAGGGSEDGRRRLLQVAQLKVPIFCRGCFEVDKVADTFLALPGWTKGVCFINGFNLGRYWEIGPQMTFFLPAPLLHAGKNEIIVFELHGMKEMAVEFRDRPEWR